A stretch of DNA from Arctopsyche grandis isolate Sample6627 chromosome 6, ASM5162203v2, whole genome shotgun sequence:
aaaaataaaaaatatgtaaataattgagAAACGTTTCTTGAAATGGTTGACAATTACTGAAAACATAGATGAATAAAATTATCCcataaaaatactattaaaCTTAATAAAAGTGTGAAAAACCATCTTAAAATCAGTCGAAAATCAttgaaaacacaaaaatatgtattcatcaaaattttttattggaGAATCTCTGGTACTACAAACCGTTTGAGAATAACTGGAATTTAATAAACGGATGGAAATCTGTGAAATCATTTGAATTTGTAAAGTAACATTATTTGGAAATTAACTTTAggataaaaacatattaataaaataaaagtttcagaGCCACTGACATTAACATATTGATTATTTCTCATAAAAGTTAACAACACTAGAAAATTTCACAATTCGATAAAAACCAcgatataacaaaataaaaatgtaaaagtatTTGAGAAACCTTCATAAAATCATTTGAGAGCCGTTGGAATGCAGCAAATTGCaaaaacatatatgaaattcatcttgatttttaaataaaagaaataattatgaaaagttTGAGAATCACTTGAATGAATAatggaaaagtattatttaatcgacgaaaagtgtgaaaaatatttgagagccactgtttgaaataaatttaaagaaatatacaaaatttattttcaatttcgatattatttaaacaagaaaaattattagaaatgaaatataacatttctggattgaattgaattgaattcatttttacgtaaaaaatatgtatgtatatgtttttgattttggCTTCTGATTCTCTGATTTTTCAGTTCATttagataatattaattattcatgagtaaataaacattaaatattgacggaaaaataaaatatattttgagaagttgttgcatattatgtatttattcaaacatttggataaattaaaaattcaaaaagtacatttaatgattatttcaaaatacatttttttcaaataatacaaaaaaactgcagtcgatcaaataatcgaatcatatgGAATGACATTTGCAACTGCATAAGATCTCTTTCTGCTCAGACTTGTTGAAGCTTTCCAAGATTTGTTCGTCTCGTCGTATTCCCAAACATCACTTTTATTGTATCCACCTGAatatcaaaacaataaattaattctacATTCGAGACCCATAAATCCAAATTAAGTTGTAAAAAAACTCACCCATGCTAAacagtttattttggaaacagcCGAGACTGATTCCGTATGCAGCTTGCGGTAGTTTGGTGAATGCAGTCCACACATTTGCATTCGGATCGTAATGCTTCACACTGTCTAAACTAGAAGAAGTTTCCCAATCATATCCACCAGCGACGTAAAGTTTTCCTTTGAATGCGACGCTCTAAAATGGCGAAATCAAAATttagttcattttattttggagagttttatattatttgcgatagttgtgaataaaattaattgatgttCACCGAATGATCATGTCTTCCCTGAATCATCTGAGCGCGGTAAGTCCAAGAATTGGTCTCCACTGAATACATCTGCACTTTATTCGTGGATATCCGTTCACTTGTAAACCCGcctgttatgtatattttatcggcGATGACAGAAGCACTATGATCACTAATTGCCACCAACATAGGAGCGATGATCTCCCAATCCCCAGTGTTGCTGCTCCACCTAATCGAAATCAATAATCGTCAACTTCTCTTTCAATCGATCTGATGAAATGATTGCAATTAATCACCTTTCCACTGAAGATAAATAGTCACCACCAATGGCGTAAACATCCGTGGACGAACCGCGCCGAAGTGTCACTGCTGAGAATAAAAAGCGAGCTTGATTTAATGGCTTCAATGGCTTTTTCTCACCGCTATTCAAATCGATGTATTCTACCtcctaaaacaaataaattggttATATTCCGATTTCTCTAAGCAGGTACTTCGCAACACCGGAAAACGTTACTGAAGTCATTGAtccatttgaaaaattatatccgCCGATGATAACTATCCAATCTCCCACGAGGACAGACGCAaaagatgatttatttattccaatatttttggATAGAGACCAACTGTTCTTTAATCCGTCAAATATATCGATGGTGTTTGCCACCTGAAAACAcgttatgcaataaaataattaatttacaatccaatcaaaatattatacttgtgaTACAAAACTCACATCTAAATAATTCCCCCCAACCAGTgccattttttgtattattctaCGAGGGGTCTCTCTTGGGACGAAAGATTTATCTTTCTTGTCTTTAACTGCTTGTCTAAGAGTGGTCATACAATCTGCACACGAATGACAGAAAGTTAATACTTCGTCgatgaaaaactaaaaaaaaaaattattaaaatggatttttttcaataaactgcAACATTCAATTAATCTCAAATACCTCCATCGAGAGCAAGGATAACCTCACGGATCTCATCAGCTGTGCCAAGTCACTTTTACGGTTCGCATTATCATGATTTACCCACAATTTCACAGCATTAAATATGCTTTCTTCGGAACGCACAAACAAATCGTCCCATTTCAAGATTTCGTTCACGTTGAAGAGCGGCAGATTGAGAAAATCTTTAGTTTTGTGCAGCTAAAACAGAAGTGgagttgaaaaatatttaagtgacatatttttttatataatcaacacTCACCATCTCGAAATTTCCCAGAGTCAAATCCATTGCCTCTGTCTTCAATTCGGAATCTTCCGTTGATTTCAAAACTTCCAAACAATTGGAAAGATCGACCGTTTCATGTCGCGGTGGAATTTTCACTTCGAGTCGATTTGCTAGCTCCATTTATTTGTCGTAGTGACGGTCAGCTAtgcctaaaattatattttaattattaaatttaatgacgaACACACACGCATTTTGAATTGATTATTTCAGATAATAATGAACTCGTACTTATTTCTCCAGTGTAACAATACTTCAGGATTGCATCGATAACTTCAAAGTCAAAAGGGAAAAATATCTCCTCCAATTGATCTTTGTTTGTCCAAAAGAATTCGCTGCACGCCGATAACACGACCAAATGCACGTAGAAGCTGCAATTATGATAAATGATAATTAAACTGACAAAACAATTTGGATTTAAGGAATATTTGGATTCGAATTTAAATACTATCGGCCTCGAACAGCAAAACTCGTGTCGCATTTCTTATCTCGTTTCATGGCGTCATAAAAATACTCCACCCGTTTTGCCGCAAAATCGGAACTCGCCTTCACTACGAACATCTTGTTTATGATTTTCTCTTAGATTTCTCCTGAAAAACAACATTATCACTTAATGAATAatggaaaagtattatttaatcgacgaaaagtgaaaaatatttgagagccactgtttgaaataaatttaaagaaataggcaaaatttattttcaatttcgatattatttaaacaagaaaaattattagaaatgaaatataacatttctggattaaattgaatttttttttttttaagatatttgcaatcgacccgtcggtcataagcagattttataacaatttatttatcagaagatttggcaattcattaattgccagctttttatccattactcgagcactctgcggcgctttagtctagtgtcttttgcactagactttataagagcttttgccaactcgtttgagtgggtttcgagtctacgcttgtagttttttgtataactttctaTTTCCGTTTTAATTGTTGGTATAGATACATGTTGATGAATTTCAGTGTTTCTCGCAAGCCATGGggcatttgttattattctaagGGCTTTATTTTGGAATCGTTGTAAGATTTCCACGTTAGAGTTACTACTCGTTCCCCATAGTTGGATAACATATGTCCAGAGTGGCTTTAGGATTGACTTGTATACCAAAATTTTATTCTCTAATGTTAGACTGGATTTTCTTCCTATCAACCAGTTCATTTTGTAAAGCCGCTAGGTGAGTTcctgtcttttatttttgatgtgatCTTTCCATGTCAGTCTCCTGTCAATGGTGAAACCCAGGTATTTTGCTGCGGTACTTTCAGTCAGTTCATCGTTTTTCAGTCTGACTACTGGGCAGCTCCCTCGTCGAAGTGTGAATGTGCCATGAACAGATTTGCCAGTGCTAGCCTTCACTCGCCATTTTTTCATCCACTCTTGGAAGCCATTTAATTGATCCTGTAGCACTTCCGATGCGAGCGTGGGGTCGCTACTACTTGTTAGGAATGCTGTGTCATCGGCGTACGTTGCTACTGTGACATTTTTGTTTGGTGTTGGGATGTCTGCTGTGTAGATCGTGTATATAATATTGGTCCCAAAATAAATCCCTGTGGAACTCCCGTTCTGATTTTGTATAGTTTTGAAAACGTCTCGCCTTGTCTCACTTGGAATATTCTGTCCTCGATATACGATTTAATAATTGTGTATAGAGTGTGTGGGAGCTCCTTTTTGACCTTATATAGCAACCCCTTGTGCCAGACTCTGTCAAATGCCTGTTGTATATCTAAGAAGGCTGCAGAGCAGTATTCTCTATCTTCCAGAGTTTGTCTGATTTTTTGGACCACTCTATGGACCTGCTCGATTGTGGAGTGGTTTGCTCTGAACCCAAATTGGTGTTCTGGAATTATTCCTTCCTCCGTCACTACAGGTAGGATTCTACTCAGTAGTAACTTCTCAAATAGTTTTGAGTTCAAGGTCAGTAAGCTAATCGGTATATAAGAGGATACTTCGTTTGGGGGTTTGCCGGGCTTAGGTATCATCATGATTTGAGACACTTTCCAGAGCGCTGGGAAATATGATGTTCTTAAAATACTGTTGAACAGCATAGTTAAGAACACGATTCCCTTCCTCGGCAGTTCTTTTAAAGTTACCGCAGTGATTAGATCAAATCCAGGAGCTTTTTTAGGATTTAGCATTTTTATGTGTTTCATAATCTCTTTAGGTGTTATGCTCTTTATGGGTTAACACATCTGAAAATCTGTTTTTAAAAAGTTATCTATCTCTTCCTCGGATTCATCTTCTGCTTCATTGGGTTTAAATACATCCTGAAGAAATTCTGCATAAATTTCGGCTTTTTCATCGTCATTTCTTCCCCATCCGCCATTTGGGTTGCGTAATGGTGGAACTGACTGCTGTGGTCGCTTGAAGTTCCCAGTAGCTTTCCAAAGCGAGTATTCATTCGCTTTGGATGTCAGGTTGCTTAAATATTGGTTGAaggattcatttttaatttcgtttagCATTAT
This window harbors:
- the LOC143913719 gene encoding uncharacterized protein LOC143913719 is translated as MTSVEYIDLNSGEKKPLKPLNQARFLFSAVTLRRGSSTDVYAIGGDYLSSVERWSSNTGDWEIIAPMLVAISDHSASVIADKIYITGGFTSERISTNKVQMYSVETNSWTYRAQMIQGRHDHSSVAFKGKLYVAGGYDWETSSSLDSVKHYDPNANVWTAFTKLPQAAYGISLGCFQNKLFSMGGYNKSDVWEYDETNKSWKASTSLSRKRSYAVANVIPYDSII